The following are encoded in a window of Planctomycetaceae bacterium genomic DNA:
- a CDS encoding virulence RhuM family protein translates to MKKDEKQPNIIIYTTDDGQSKLQVRVEKETVWLTQKQMASLFECSTDNIGLHLKNTFNEGELDEKSVTEEYSVTASDSKNYDVKHYNLDAIISVGYRVKSTRGTQFRIWATQRLREYIVKGFTLDDERLKQQGGRSRYFEELLQRIRDIRSSERNFYQKITDIYITAIDYRKDDKLTHDFFATVQNKIHYAVHGHTAAEIIAKRADSKKPLMGLTGFKGRYITAGDITIAKNYLSEDELKQLNLIVSMYLDFAELQASRGRLMKMADWIVKLDEFLKVSERQLLKNSGKVSAEQAALKAHQEFDKYRVERDNNYISDFDMVVKKILKKNDNEKHN, encoded by the coding sequence ATGAAAAAAGACGAAAAACAACCAAATATAATTATTTATACTACTGATGACGGTCAGTCGAAGCTGCAGGTCAGGGTTGAAAAGGAAACTGTCTGGCTGACCCAAAAGCAGATGGCCTCACTTTTTGAATGCAGTACTGACAATATAGGGTTACACCTGAAAAATACCTTTAATGAGGGGGAATTGGACGAAAAATCAGTTACCGAGGAATACTCGGTAACTGCCTCTGATAGCAAAAATTATGATGTAAAGCATTATAATCTCGATGCCATTATTTCTGTTGGTTATCGTGTAAAATCAACACGAGGCACGCAATTTCGCATTTGGGCCACGCAGCGGCTGCGAGAATACATAGTCAAAGGTTTTACACTTGACGACGAACGGTTGAAGCAACAGGGTGGTCGGAGTCGTTATTTTGAGGAGTTGCTCCAGCGAATCCGAGACATTCGCAGCAGTGAACGCAACTTTTATCAAAAAATTACAGATATTTACATCACGGCGATTGATTACCGCAAGGATGATAAACTTACACATGATTTTTTTGCGACTGTACAGAATAAGATTCATTATGCAGTTCACGGCCATACCGCGGCGGAAATTATTGCAAAACGCGCAGACAGCAAAAAACCATTGATGGGGCTTACAGGATTTAAGGGCCGCTATATTACTGCCGGTGATATTACAATCGCCAAAAACTACCTTTCCGAGGACGAACTCAAGCAGCTAAATCTTATTGTTTCGATGTATCTGGATTTTGCGGAACTTCAGGCAAGCAGAGGGCGGTTAATGAAGATGGCTGACTGGATTGTCAAACTTGATGAGTTTCTGAAAGTCAGTGAACGCCAACTCCTTAAAAATTCCGGCAAAGTCAGTGCTGAACAAGCCGCCTTAAAAGCACATCAGGAATTCGATAAATATAGGGTCGAGAGAGATAACAACTATATTTCTGATTTTGATATGGTTGTTAAAAAAATCCTGAAAAAGAACGATAACGAAAAACACAACTAA
- the ispG gene encoding flavodoxin-dependent (E)-4-hydroxy-3-methylbut-2-enyl-diphosphate synthase, whose product MIKRRTTTTVTVKTVKIGSKHPVAIQSMIKKATTDIAGCLKQINALAAAGADLVRLAVPTKPDSIAFAKIVQKSKIPLVADIHFSPERAIEAIEGGAAKIRLNPGNIKSKEDINRIIDCAKAHKIAMRIGINEASIRDLKHDIPYKQRTALMIKEMAGYIRHFESRGFDNMVLSVKSSDVLRTIESNKAIAEKFKYPIHLGLTHAGLAEDAIIPASVALGTLLQQGIGDTIRISIAGDPVGEIEIAKKILTSLELYKRNEPELIVCPTCGRCQWDLVSFAQDVKKYLATIHKPIRVAVMGCVVNGPGEAADADVAVCAAADKGFIYKNGEKIGAASRSKLFAALKKEIAKIGY is encoded by the coding sequence ATGATAAAAAGACGCACAACAACAACGGTAACGGTTAAGACTGTCAAAATCGGCAGCAAACACCCTGTCGCCATCCAGTCTATGATAAAAAAGGCAACCACAGACATCGCGGGCTGTTTGAAACAGATAAATGCTCTGGCGGCCGCAGGCGCGGACTTGGTAAGATTGGCTGTCCCCACAAAGCCGGACAGTATCGCGTTTGCCAAAATTGTGCAAAAGTCGAAAATTCCGCTCGTCGCCGATATTCACTTCTCGCCCGAAAGAGCAATCGAGGCTATCGAAGGCGGCGCAGCAAAAATCCGACTCAACCCCGGCAATATCAAAAGCAAAGAAGACATCAACAGAATCATCGACTGCGCAAAGGCTCACAAAATCGCGATGCGTATCGGCATAAACGAAGCGAGCATCCGCGATTTGAAACACGACATACCATACAAACAGCGAACCGCATTAATGATTAAGGAAATGGCAGGCTATATCCGTCATTTTGAATCCCGCGGTTTTGACAATATGGTTTTGAGCGTCAAGAGTTCGGATGTGCTTCGGACAATTGAATCGAATAAAGCAATCGCGGAGAAATTCAAATACCCGATACATCTGGGTTTAACTCACGCAGGCCTTGCCGAAGACGCAATCATCCCCGCTTCGGTAGCATTAGGCACTCTTTTGCAGCAAGGCATAGGCGATACGATTAGAATCAGTATTGCGGGCGACCCTGTCGGCGAAATTGAAATCGCAAAGAAAATTCTTACTTCGCTTGAACTTTACAAAAGAAATGAACCGGAACTAATCGTCTGTCCGACTTGCGGAAGGTGTCAGTGGGATTTGGTAAGTTTCGCGCAGGATGTGAAAAAATATCTTGCGACAATTCACAAACCGATAAGAGTCGCGGTGATGGGTTGCGTTGTAAACGGCCCCGGCGAAGCGGCAGACGCTGATGTCGCAGTTTGTGCAGCCGCAGATAAAGGCTTTATCTATAAAAACGGCGAAAAAATAGGCGCAGCAAGCAGGAGCAAACTTTTCGCGGCTTTGAAAAAGGAAATTGCGAAAATCGGTTATTAG